Proteins from one Desulfonema limicola genomic window:
- a CDS encoding diguanylate cyclase, protein MFSSVLFRKILISFIVIFLGYSSVFLFFFLPVINSELHNSILLFFIIGCLVSIIIIILILNHILTPINHLKTIAEEFIIKGDISLCSYIAGKGEIGILGAVLHKMVKDCGIIKQKLADCQNKRNQLIRDNELARERAYDCSLTVKRLEQKIENSRAEEISLRKSEDRYRAMLENIEEFFYEVDLLGNLIFFNDAFYKMMGYSKDELVGMNFREFTDEETEAKAFETFRKAYETGKPRRGFEWRLIRKDKTICYVEISVSLIKDDTNETIGFRGIARDISDLLFLVYHDSLTGLYNRKAFFQKLKETLAFAKRDEIEKNIFYMDLDRFKQVNDNFGHDIGDEVLKEVAIRLKASLRETDHICRLGGDEFTVILNNVQPSCPETAARRIIENLSRPYKIKDHVIDFITPSIGISAYPKDAVDIEELIKCADVAMYEAKKNRGTFMFYNKSMVHIVVPEKNSIDQD, encoded by the coding sequence ATGTTTTCATCTGTTCTTTTTAGAAAAATCTTAATATCTTTTATAGTTATTTTCCTGGGATATTCATCTGTTTTTTTGTTTTTTTTCCTTCCCGTAATTAATTCAGAACTGCATAACAGCATTCTTTTATTTTTTATTATCGGCTGCCTGGTTTCCATAATCATCATTATCCTGATTTTAAATCACATACTCACACCCATAAATCATCTTAAAACCATAGCCGAGGAATTTATTATTAAAGGAGATATTTCCTTATGCAGTTATATTGCTGGAAAAGGTGAGATCGGAATACTTGGGGCAGTTTTACACAAAATGGTAAAAGATTGTGGAATTATTAAGCAAAAACTGGCTGATTGTCAAAATAAACGCAATCAGCTGATTCGGGACAATGAACTGGCAAGAGAACGCGCTTATGATTGTTCTCTTACTGTAAAAAGATTAGAGCAGAAAATTGAAAACAGCCGTGCTGAGGAAATTTCTTTGCGCAAAAGTGAAGACCGTTACCGGGCAATGCTGGAAAATATTGAGGAATTTTTTTATGAAGTCGATCTTCTGGGCAATCTTATATTTTTTAATGACGCTTTTTACAAAATGATGGGTTATTCCAAAGATGAGCTTGTAGGCATGAATTTTAGGGAGTTTACAGACGAAGAAACTGAAGCAAAAGCTTTTGAAACCTTTAGAAAAGCCTATGAAACCGGAAAACCCAGAAGGGGATTTGAATGGAGATTGATAAGAAAAGACAAAACTATTTGCTATGTAGAGATATCTGTATCACTTATAAAAGATGATACAAATGAGACCATAGGATTCAGGGGAATTGCCAGGGATATAAGCGATCTGCTCTTTTTAGTCTATCACGATTCACTTACAGGGCTTTATAATAGAAAAGCATTTTTTCAAAAACTTAAAGAAACCCTGGCATTTGCAAAGCGGGATGAGATTGAAAAAAATATCTTTTATATGGATTTAGACAGGTTTAAGCAGGTTAATGATAATTTTGGTCATGATATTGGAGACGAGGTTTTAAAAGAGGTTGCAATAAGGCTGAAAGCCTCTTTGCGTGAAACCGATCATATATGCAGGCTTGGGGGGGATGAATTTACTGTTATACTTAATAATGTTCAACCCTCCTGTCCTGAAACAGCAGCCAGAAGAATTATTGAAAATCTGTCCAGACCATATAAAATTAAAGATCATGTCATAGATTTTATTACACCAAGTATAGGCATAAGTGCATATCCAAAAGATGCGGTTGATATAGAGGAATTGATAAAATGTGCAGATGTGGCTATGTATGAAGCAAAAAAGAACCGGGGCACTTTTATGTTTTATAACAAATCCATGGTACATATAGTGGTGCCTGAAAAAAACAGCATAGATCAAGATTAA
- a CDS encoding sigma-54-dependent transcriptional regulator — protein MDNSVLIIDDSQSALFMLESHLSRWGYNTLKASSAKDALEILKKNSICLIISDQVMPEMDGIELLNVVKKLYEDIPFIILTGHGSIDKAVVSMKKGADDYITKPYDSNELLAVIRRAINYRRMILENKELREYQGKRQGFQNIITHSPLMLKAINLAKKVAKSPETSVAVYGESGTGKELIARAIHNASGCLVNRFIAVNCAGIPSTLLESELFGHVKGAFTGADKDRTGKFGLAQNGTLLLDEIGDMHADLQAKLLRVLQERTYEMLGSDKSIKTNARIITATHQNLEDLVNQGKFRKDLFHRTNSYPINLIPLRDRKEDIHLLVHYFITMFRHEIGKPIPGVSQAAMEELENYHWPGNVRELKNCIERAAIINNGELIRPEHLNLSNVQQNQNIVSNNNDNISINIDLNDNDFSLNSVMDYIMEAALKKCNNNKAGAARLLKVDRKIFYRRKQTRE, from the coding sequence ATGGATAATTCAGTACTTATTATTGATGATTCCCAGAGCGCACTTTTTATGCTTGAATCACATTTAAGCAGATGGGGATATAATACCTTAAAAGCTTCAAGTGCCAAAGATGCACTTGAGATTCTCAAAAAAAATTCTATTTGTTTAATTATTTCAGACCAGGTTATGCCTGAGATGGATGGTATAGAATTATTAAATGTGGTCAAGAAATTATACGAAGATATTCCATTTATCATACTGACTGGACACGGAAGTATAGATAAAGCTGTTGTTTCCATGAAAAAAGGGGCTGATGATTATATTACAAAACCCTATGATTCAAATGAACTTTTAGCTGTTATCCGGCGTGCAATAAACTATCGGCGCATGATCCTGGAAAATAAGGAACTAAGAGAATACCAGGGAAAGCGCCAGGGCTTTCAAAATATTATTACCCATTCCCCTTTAATGCTCAAAGCCATTAATCTTGCAAAAAAAGTAGCAAAAAGCCCTGAAACAAGTGTTGCTGTCTATGGAGAAAGCGGCACAGGCAAAGAATTGATAGCCCGTGCCATCCACAATGCTTCAGGATGCCTGGTAAATCGTTTTATTGCTGTAAACTGTGCAGGAATCCCATCAACCCTTTTGGAAAGCGAGCTTTTTGGTCATGTTAAAGGAGCTTTTACAGGTGCAGACAAAGACAGGACAGGAAAATTCGGACTTGCCCAAAACGGTACCCTGCTTCTTGATGAAATTGGTGATATGCACGCTGACCTCCAGGCAAAACTTTTAAGGGTTTTACAGGAACGCACCTATGAAATGCTGGGGTCTGACAAAAGTATTAAGACAAATGCCAGAATTATTACAGCAACGCATCAAAATCTTGAAGACCTGGTGAATCAAGGCAAATTCCGCAAAGATCTATTTCACAGGACCAATTCCTATCCCATAAACCTTATTCCTTTAAGAGACCGGAAAGAAGATATTCATCTGCTTGTTCATTATTTTATAACCATGTTCCGTCATGAAATCGGAAAACCCATCCCAGGTGTGTCCCAGGCAGCAATGGAAGAGCTTGAAAATTATCACTGGCCCGGCAATGTCAGGGAATTGAAAAATTGTATTGAACGTGCCGCTATCATAAACAACGGAGAACTTATCAGGCCAGAACATCTCAACCTGAGCAATGTACAACAAAATCAAAATATTGTCTCTAATAATAATGACAATATATCCATAAATATTGATTTAAATGACAATGATTTTTCCCTTAACTCTGTAATGGATTATATTATGGAAGCAGCCCTGAAAAAATGTAACAATAATAAAGCCGGTGCTGCCAGACTTCTTAAAGTTGACCGCAAGATTTTTTACCGGAGAAAGCAGACACGGGAATAA
- a CDS encoding thiamine diphosphokinase, translating into MRVIIFANGEFNEFSKNHVKPGDYIIAADGGAIHCIGMKIIPDVVIGDFDSLSYETLQTLKKPGTRILSFPAKKDQTDMELAMDYALSQGAEEIIILGALGARWDMTFANVLLMAKDDYSGASIRIIDQYTEIFLIKPGGETELSGSEGDMVSLIPLAGNVLGVTTKGLEYSLDNEILFFGSPRGVSNLMAQKKAVIHINHGILLCILIHKPD; encoded by the coding sequence ATGCGGGTAATAATATTTGCAAATGGTGAATTTAATGAATTTTCCAAAAATCATGTTAAGCCGGGTGATTATATTATTGCAGCAGATGGAGGGGCAATTCACTGTATCGGCATGAAAATCATCCCTGATGTGGTAATAGGTGATTTTGATTCATTATCTTATGAAACCTTACAAACCCTTAAAAAGCCGGGAACCAGGATTCTGAGTTTTCCTGCAAAAAAAGATCAGACAGATATGGAACTGGCAATGGATTACGCTTTATCTCAGGGGGCAGAAGAAATTATAATACTTGGTGCCCTGGGTGCGCGCTGGGATATGACATTTGCCAATGTACTGCTCATGGCAAAAGATGATTATTCAGGTGCTTCTATCCGTATTATTGATCAATATACCGAGATTTTTCTGATAAAACCAGGGGGGGAGACTGAATTGTCAGGCAGTGAGGGCGATATGGTTTCCCTTATTCCCCTGGCAGGAAATGTTCTGGGTGTAACAACAAAGGGCCTTGAATATTCACTTGATAATGAAATACTTTTTTTTGGGTCTCCAAGAGGGGTAAGCAATCTTATGGCCCAAAAAAAAGCCGTGATACATATCAATCACGGGATTTTACTCTGTATTTTAATACATAAACCTGATTAA
- a CDS encoding ribonuclease catalytic domain-containing protein, protein MESGNIVEYIDRQKIICAVVLEIKNQRLRLLNENNREVKLSVNRLSHKSKINLDLSMGREKLAGCLKEKAQFRKQLAAQIQIKELWEILNTEQEWIDLETMTEFCFPNNLEGDYEAAVVRAFFASRIYFKYTQDGFFPYSEEQVNQAGAKAREAEEKNRIIEAGGDWLKKILAGTNNNKDLNKDQKEFVKILKSFYLFEKESPYSDLGKSILANAGIGDSEILFHVFVKLDIWNSNENIDIYRYAVPTEFSEKLTQYTFNISQSCKESFLKENRKDFTSLPIITIDGQSTLDFDDAISLEVKEDHYLLGVHISDVGHFVDKDSPIDKEAIIRGSSIYMPDMKIPMLPPSLAEDRCSLKAGEIRPAISTMIRLSLSGDIMDYEIVPSIIKVSEKLTYYDVNLMAEDNADIIILQKIAQKFRQKRLSDGAVQISLPEVNVWINEDGDLIVNKTNRESPGRMLVSEIMIMANWLMAKFLSENKMPAIFRSQPGPKDRLYKDEDGTLYQNWMQRKLLSRFVLNPESERHSGLGLDEYVTCTSPIRKYFDLITQRQLRSIFGLNAPCKLEEIQKIINALEQPMMYVSRLQNRRKRYWLLKYLETRIGQKEEAIVLKKRRNSYLTLMTEYMVECPLPLSSGISVKPEDLVRVTIQHVNARKDALSVFIS, encoded by the coding sequence ATGGAATCAGGAAATATTGTAGAATATATTGATCGTCAGAAGATAATATGTGCTGTTGTTTTGGAAATAAAAAACCAGCGCCTGCGTCTTCTTAATGAAAATAACAGGGAAGTCAAGCTTTCTGTAAACCGGCTGTCACACAAGTCAAAAATTAATCTCGACCTTTCTATGGGAAGAGAAAAACTGGCAGGCTGTTTAAAAGAGAAAGCCCAATTCCGTAAACAACTGGCAGCTCAAATCCAGATTAAAGAATTGTGGGAAATCCTGAACACAGAACAGGAATGGATTGATCTTGAAACCATGACTGAGTTCTGTTTTCCCAATAACCTGGAAGGGGATTATGAAGCTGCGGTTGTAAGGGCTTTTTTTGCCAGCCGGATTTATTTTAAATATACTCAGGATGGATTTTTTCCTTATTCAGAGGAGCAGGTCAACCAGGCCGGTGCAAAAGCACGTGAAGCAGAAGAAAAAAACCGGATTATTGAAGCAGGAGGAGACTGGCTTAAAAAAATACTTGCAGGCACCAACAACAATAAAGATTTAAATAAAGATCAAAAGGAGTTTGTAAAAATACTCAAATCCTTTTATCTTTTTGAAAAAGAAAGCCCGTACAGTGATCTTGGAAAATCAATACTTGCAAATGCCGGTATTGGTGATTCTGAAATTTTGTTTCATGTGTTTGTCAAACTTGATATATGGAATTCAAATGAAAATATTGATATTTACCGTTATGCTGTACCAACTGAATTTTCTGAAAAACTGACACAATATACTTTTAATATTTCCCAGTCCTGTAAAGAATCTTTTTTAAAAGAAAACAGAAAGGATTTTACATCTCTTCCCATTATAACTATTGACGGTCAGTCAACACTTGATTTTGATGATGCCATCAGCCTTGAGGTTAAGGAAGATCACTATCTTTTAGGGGTTCATATTTCTGATGTAGGTCATTTTGTTGATAAAGACAGCCCCATTGACAAGGAAGCAATAATAAGGGGAAGCTCAATATACATGCCTGACATGAAAATTCCCATGCTTCCCCCAAGCCTGGCAGAAGACAGGTGCAGCCTTAAAGCTGGAGAGATAAGACCTGCCATAAGCACAATGATCCGTTTAAGTCTTTCAGGCGATATAATGGATTATGAAATTGTACCAAGTATTATCAAGGTTAGTGAAAAACTTACTTATTATGATGTCAATCTCATGGCAGAAGACAATGCTGATATTATAATCCTCCAGAAAATAGCCCAGAAATTCAGACAAAAAAGGCTTTCTGACGGAGCAGTGCAGATATCTCTTCCTGAAGTCAATGTCTGGATAAATGAAGACGGGGATCTTATTGTAAATAAAACCAACAGGGAAAGCCCGGGGCGGATGCTGGTTTCTGAAATAATGATAATGGCAAACTGGCTTATGGCAAAATTTCTTTCAGAAAATAAGATGCCGGCTATTTTCAGATCACAGCCAGGCCCAAAAGACCGGCTCTACAAAGATGAGGACGGTACTCTTTATCAAAACTGGATGCAGAGAAAATTATTAAGCAGGTTTGTATTAAACCCTGAATCAGAGCGCCATTCAGGACTAGGACTTGATGAATATGTAACATGTACATCTCCTATACGAAAATATTTTGACCTTATTACCCAAAGACAGCTCCGTTCCATATTTGGTCTTAATGCACCATGTAAATTAGAGGAAATTCAAAAAATCATAAATGCTCTTGAACAGCCTATGATGTATGTGTCAAGACTTCAAAACAGAAGAAAACGATACTGGCTGCTCAAATATCTTGAAACCAGGATAGGGCAGAAAGAAGAAGCTATTGTGCTTAAAAAACGCAGAAACAGCTATTTGACACTTATGACCGAATATATGGTTGAATGTCCCCTTCCTTTGTCAAGCGGTATCAGCGTTAAGCCTGAGGACCTTGTCCGCGTAACAATACAGCATGTCAATGCCAGAAAAGACGCGCTTTCGGTTTTCATAAGTTAA
- a CDS encoding Rpn family recombination-promoting nuclease/putative transposase, protein MKTAAADILQNYLPDDVVKLIDINSLEISKDSFIDKELKDYYSESAGFRLGKYLCINLLTFYVATVIKHLHRYLLN, encoded by the coding sequence ATCAAGACAGCTGCTGCTGATATTCTGCAAAATTATCTTCCTGATGATGTGGTAAAACTTATTGATATTAACAGTCTTGAAATCTCAAAGGATTCTTTTATTGACAAGGAACTGAAAGATTATTATTCCGAATCTGCGGGATTCAGGCTTGGTAAGTACCTGTGCATAAATTTATTAACATTTTATGTAGCGACTGTTATAAAACATTTGCACAGGTACTTACTTAACTAG
- a CDS encoding Hpt domain-containing protein — MSINIIDINKLLIQFSGDKKIIKNFLTICIYEIPQRIEHMKQALKDNDLVSVKLNAHTIKGIAANMRADSMMKSAENLEKNCIENQQQMIDMYIIKLEHDFVDIKAEISKNMLV; from the coding sequence ATGAGTATTAATATTATTGACATTAATAAGCTGTTAATCCAGTTCAGCGGGGATAAAAAGATAATTAAGAATTTTTTAACTATCTGCATATATGAAATTCCTCAAAGAATTGAACATATGAAACAAGCATTAAAAGATAATGATCTTGTCTCCGTAAAATTAAATGCCCATACCATTAAAGGAATTGCTGCAAACATGAGAGCAGATTCCATGATGAAGTCAGCAGAAAATTTAGAAAAGAACTGCATAGAAAATCAACAGCAGATGATTGATATGTATATTATTAAACTTGAACATGATTTTGTGGATATCAAGGCAGAAATTTCAAAAAACATGTTAGTATAA
- a CDS encoding ABC transporter permease — translation MFIIKFLAAVYKELLLLIRDKSGLLVLFLMPAFLVVVISLVQENILKATGETDIKMLFIDKDNNELGRIIEKQILVLNSIEMEKTIDGKEPDEQRAKAALAKGDFQFCVIIPEGMTEGITKRIEYQVSGIFKNNNLTGDKDVSVPELIVYFDPVVQGSFRSSLINALFRIILQVEMELKARALSEAVPKQADAILGSIFGTDIAQGRFPAMSHEWGSSRLMDIKEKQAAPGQSSKLPTSVQQNVPAWALFGMFFIVVPLGGSLIRERQTGTLTRLMTLPVSYGILLIGKVMAYVLVCLCQFTIIMLIGKYFLPLFGMPVFEMGSEPLAVFFVVMAAALAASGYGVMLGSIAGTYEQASMFGAVSVVIGAAIGGIMVPVYVMPKTMQLISNISPLAWGLNALTDIFVRQGNIKTVSREIICLVLFFAGTLSIGWICFNYREKN, via the coding sequence ATGTTTATAATAAAATTTTTGGCTGCCGTATATAAAGAACTCCTGCTTTTAATCAGGGATAAATCAGGGCTTTTAGTATTATTTCTTATGCCTGCTTTCCTGGTTGTTGTCATCTCTCTTGTCCAGGAAAATATATTAAAAGCCACAGGTGAAACAGATATTAAGATGCTTTTTATTGATAAGGATAATAATGAACTGGGCAGAATTATTGAAAAACAGATTTTGGTTTTAAATTCTATTGAGATGGAAAAGACCATAGATGGAAAAGAACCTGATGAACAAAGAGCAAAAGCCGCTCTTGCAAAAGGTGATTTTCAATTTTGCGTTATTATACCTGAAGGCATGACAGAAGGCATTACTAAAAGAATAGAGTACCAGGTTTCAGGGATATTTAAAAATAATAATCTTACTGGAGATAAGGATGTTTCTGTTCCTGAACTTATTGTTTACTTTGACCCTGTTGTCCAGGGTTCATTTCGAAGTTCTTTAATAAATGCTCTTTTTCGTATAATACTCCAGGTTGAAATGGAGCTGAAAGCCAGGGCATTGTCTGAGGCTGTTCCAAAACAGGCAGATGCAATACTGGGATCAATCTTTGGTACTGATATTGCGCAAGGCAGATTTCCTGCCATGAGTCATGAATGGGGATCCAGCCGGTTAATGGATATTAAGGAAAAACAGGCAGCCCCGGGCCAGTCATCCAAACTTCCTACATCAGTACAGCAGAATGTACCTGCATGGGCACTTTTCGGCATGTTTTTCATAGTTGTTCCCTTAGGAGGTTCTTTAATAAGGGAAAGGCAGACCGGGACTCTAACCAGGCTTATGACCCTTCCTGTTTCTTATGGGATTCTGCTTATTGGAAAGGTAATGGCATATGTTCTGGTATGTTTGTGCCAGTTTACCATTATTATGCTTATTGGAAAATATTTTCTGCCGCTTTTTGGTATGCCTGTTTTTGAAATGGGTAGCGAACCTTTAGCTGTATTTTTTGTTGTTATGGCTGCTGCCCTTGCTGCTTCAGGTTACGGGGTAATGCTTGGAAGCATCGCAGGAACCTATGAACAGGCTTCCATGTTCGGGGCAGTATCAGTTGTAATAGGTGCAGCAATCGGGGGGATTATGGTACCTGTTTATGTTATGCCAAAAACCATGCAGCTAATCAGCAATATATCACCCCTGGCATGGGGGCTTAATGCACTGACAGATATATTTGTACGCCAGGGAAATATCAAAACCGTATCAAGGGAAATAATCTGCCTGGTTTTATTCTTTGCCGGAACCCTGTCAATAGGATGGATATGCTTTAATTACAGGGAAAAGAATTAG
- the dnaE gene encoding DNA polymerase III subunit alpha, translating to MTLQPIDFVHLHLHTQYSLLDGAIRIDALLKRAGEFGMTAVALTDHGTMFGAVEFYEKANKAGIKPIIGCECYLAPRKLSDKTSLDGKGLCHLVLLAKDQTGYKNLCRLASIGQLEGFYYKPRIDKIVLKQYSKGLIASSACLHGEIPRLLKDDRIDQADEAARFYLDVFGEDNFYLEVQHNGIPAQEKVNQGLLDMSQRLSIPLIATNDCHYLDKEDVRAHDVLLCIQTGKTINDPGRFKFATDELYFKSGREMQAQLGHYPDALSNTLEITKRCNIEFDFNTYHFPKFTSASASDADLSVDEMFEKKVRQGFSVRMEKIKIKNPDIDEKIYLERLDYEINIIKQMGFPGYFLIVADFIQYGKENGVPVGPGRGSAAGSMVAYSMGITDLDPIEHGLIFERFLNPSRISMPDIDVDFCINGREKVFKYVVERYGGGDYVAQIITFGKLKPRAVIRDVGRALDIPLKEVDSIAKMVPEVLNISLEKALEQEPRILELADKDSRIADLIKICRTLEGLPRHASTHAAGVVIGDKPLVEYLPLYKGKKGEVVTQFDMKRVEQIGLVKFDFLGLRNLTVIENTLQLIESGGKPRPDLLLIDFNDPKTYKLLSAGDTTGVFQLESSGMKELLTRLRPACFDDVTALVALYRPGPLDSGMVDDYVERKHGRQQVSYLVPELEPLLQETYGVILYQEQVMKIAGNLASYSMAEADGLRKAMGKKIVEIMAQHRERFTKGAVKNGFPENKITQLFDLMEKFGGYGFNKSHSAAYALIAYQTAWLKTHYPVEFMASLLTSEMGNIDSVVKFIAECRSHGIDVLPPDINESFKEFNVDRGKIRFGMVAVKNVGENAIDAIIKARQEHGRFSSLYEFCERVDLKKINKRVMENLIQCGAFDSTGAHRAQMMAALEEALDYGQRVQKEKDSPQMGLFDMGMDAQPVNPPSLPQVTRWDEKQVLALEKESLGFYITGHPLGAYEKILNKFTNADTLSIKEKNDKEPVRICGIITNIKTIKTKKGDNMAFVTTEDMTGTIETIVFPSVYDQFSEILTNDKPVLIEGQLQKNEKNINILADKIVSIDKAEETWSASIHINLDITKTDKDILVKLRQVFDNYPGNCPGYIHLLDPGNTEAIISVSQDIQLAPGEKLTREVNSILGYNAVETACKAASTSIASDRKGKNGNFRT from the coding sequence ATGACATTACAACCCATTGATTTTGTTCATCTTCATTTGCATACCCAGTACAGCCTTCTGGACGGGGCTATCCGTATTGATGCTCTTTTAAAAAGGGCCGGGGAATTTGGCATGACTGCCGTAGCTTTAACTGACCATGGAACCATGTTTGGAGCAGTTGAATTTTATGAAAAAGCCAATAAAGCAGGTATAAAGCCCATTATAGGCTGTGAATGCTACCTTGCACCAAGAAAACTCAGTGATAAAACCAGCCTTGACGGCAAAGGATTGTGCCACCTGGTTTTGCTTGCAAAAGATCAAACAGGTTATAAAAATCTGTGCAGACTTGCAAGTATAGGGCAGCTGGAAGGGTTTTATTATAAGCCGAGAATTGATAAAATAGTTTTAAAACAATACAGCAAAGGTCTTATTGCTTCATCTGCCTGTCTTCATGGAGAGATACCCAGACTGCTTAAAGATGACAGGATTGACCAGGCTGATGAAGCTGCCCGCTTTTACCTGGATGTTTTTGGAGAGGATAATTTTTACCTGGAGGTTCAGCACAACGGCATTCCTGCCCAGGAAAAGGTAAACCAGGGACTTTTGGATATGAGCCAGAGGCTTTCCATTCCCTTGATTGCCACCAATGACTGCCATTACCTGGATAAGGAAGATGTCCGTGCCCATGATGTTCTGCTCTGCATTCAAACAGGCAAAACTATTAATGATCCAGGCAGGTTTAAATTTGCAACAGATGAACTTTATTTTAAATCAGGCCGTGAAATGCAGGCACAGCTAGGGCATTATCCTGATGCCTTGTCCAATACCCTTGAAATAACAAAAAGGTGTAATATTGAGTTTGATTTTAACACCTATCATTTTCCCAAATTTACATCTGCTTCTGCTTCTGATGCTGATCTTTCAGTTGATGAGATGTTTGAAAAAAAGGTCAGGCAGGGGTTTTCTGTCCGCATGGAAAAGATTAAAATCAAAAACCCTGATATTGATGAAAAAATTTACCTGGAACGTCTTGATTATGAAATTAATATTATCAAGCAGATGGGGTTTCCAGGATATTTTCTTATTGTTGCAGACTTTATTCAATATGGAAAGGAAAACGGGGTACCAGTAGGGCCTGGACGGGGAAGTGCGGCTGGAAGCATGGTTGCATACAGTATGGGCATTACAGACCTTGACCCCATAGAACACGGCCTTATTTTTGAACGGTTTTTAAACCCTTCCCGTATAAGTATGCCTGATATTGATGTTGATTTCTGCATTAACGGCCGGGAAAAAGTGTTTAAATATGTTGTTGAGAGATACGGGGGCGGTGATTATGTTGCCCAGATTATTACATTTGGAAAACTTAAGCCCCGTGCTGTAATCCGGGATGTGGGCCGTGCTTTGGATATTCCTTTAAAAGAGGTTGATTCCATTGCAAAGATGGTTCCCGAGGTTCTTAATATCAGCCTTGAAAAAGCTCTTGAACAAGAACCCAGAATTTTGGAACTGGCTGACAAAGATTCCAGGATTGCAGATCTTATAAAGATATGCCGGACCCTTGAAGGACTGCCCCGCCATGCTTCCACCCATGCGGCTGGTGTTGTTATCGGCGACAAACCGCTTGTGGAATATCTGCCGTTATATAAAGGTAAAAAAGGTGAAGTTGTTACCCAGTTTGATATGAAGCGGGTTGAGCAGATAGGACTTGTGAAATTTGATTTTCTCGGCCTGAGAAATCTTACAGTCATAGAAAATACACTTCAGTTGATTGAATCAGGAGGAAAACCCAGGCCTGATCTGCTTCTTATAGATTTTAATGATCCAAAAACCTATAAACTCCTTTCTGCAGGTGATACAACAGGCGTGTTCCAGCTTGAAAGCTCAGGCATGAAAGAGCTTCTGACCCGTCTGAGGCCTGCTTGTTTTGATGATGTTACTGCCCTTGTTGCCCTGTACCGTCCAGGACCTTTAGACAGCGGCATGGTTGACGATTATGTGGAACGCAAGCACGGCCGCCAGCAGGTAAGCTATCTTGTACCTGAACTGGAACCTTTGCTTCAGGAAACATACGGGGTTATTTTATATCAGGAACAGGTTATGAAGATAGCAGGCAATCTTGCAAGCTATTCAATGGCTGAAGCTGACGGCCTGCGTAAAGCCATGGGTAAAAAAATTGTTGAAATCATGGCCCAGCATCGTGAACGTTTTACCAAAGGAGCTGTTAAAAACGGATTTCCAGAAAATAAGATTACCCAGCTTTTTGACTTAATGGAAAAATTCGGGGGATATGGATTTAATAAAAGCCACAGTGCAGCTTATGCTTTAATAGCCTATCAGACCGCCTGGCTTAAAACCCATTACCCTGTGGAATTTATGGCCTCGCTTCTGACAAGTGAAATGGGAAATATTGACAGTGTTGTTAAATTTATTGCAGAATGCAGAAGCCACGGTATAGATGTTTTACCGCCTGATATTAACGAAAGTTTTAAGGAATTTAATGTTGACAGGGGAAAAATACGCTTTGGTATGGTTGCTGTAAAAAATGTGGGTGAAAATGCAATTGATGCAATTATCAAAGCAAGACAGGAACACGGCAGATTCTCCTCTTTATATGAATTTTGTGAACGTGTTGATCTGAAAAAGATTAATAAGCGTGTTATGGAGAATCTGATTCAATGCGGTGCTTTTGATTCAACAGGTGCCCACAGGGCACAGATGATGGCAGCTCTTGAAGAAGCTCTGGATTATGGACAGCGTGTTCAAAAGGAAAAAGACAGTCCTCAAATGGGGCTTTTTGACATGGGAATGGATGCACAGCCAGTCAATCCTCCCTCTCTGCCTCAGGTTACCAGGTGGGATGAAAAACAGGTTTTAGCTCTTGAAAAAGAATCCCTGGGATTTTACATTACAGGACATCCTCTTGGTGCTTATGAAAAGATTTTAAATAAGTTTACCAATGCAGATACCCTGTCAATAAAAGAAAAAAACGATAAAGAGCCTGTGCGTATCTGCGGTATTATTACAAATATTAAAACCATTAAAACCAAAAAAGGGGATAATATGGCTTTTGTTACTACCGAAGATATGACAGGTACAATTGAAACCATAGTATTTCCATCTGTTTATGATCAGTTTTCCGAGATATTAACAAATGACAAACCGGTTCTTATTGAAGGACAGTTACAGAAAAATGAAAAAAATATAAATATTTTGGCTGATAAGATAGTTTCCATAGACAAGGCTGAAGAAACCTGGAGTGCCAGTATTCATATTAACCTGGATATTACAAAAACAGACAAGGATATTCTTGTTAAACTGAGACAGGTTTTTGATAATTACCCTGGAAACTGTCCAGGATATATTCATCTGCTTGATCCTGGAAACACGGAAGCCATTATATCTGTATCTCAAGATATTCAACTGGCACCAGGTGAAAAACTGACCCGGGAGGTAAACTCAATTCTTGGGTATAATGCTGTGGAAACAGCATGTAAGGCAGCTTCAACCTCCATTGCCTCAGACAGAAAAGGGAAAAACGGAAATTTCAGGACATAA